The following proteins are encoded in a genomic region of Enterocloster clostridioformis:
- a CDS encoding IS110 family transposase codes for MHYQKVLKMPESIPYLSVGFDVGADFTWMSIMLPNGILISKPFKIIHSDPQSRELAISKIKEAQEMYSLESRCFLESTGIYHIPLLCFLRDKGFDCAVINPIITKNSTNMNVRKLHNDKFDSKKAAKVGLDASLKASIVPDDAIIDLRNLVRDYYYFKDLQSAIVLKLHAELKVSFPAYLNVFSKVTTQTSLKLLEAYPLAADMLAAPKDELVETIRSTARFGETYALARYDAICTAAKDAAVFGRALPSNALRIRLYIKMYREYQAHLDSILEELHQAVGKLEGTPDYDRISFIQTLHGVGFLSAVVLIAEMGSFDLFSSPKKLYAYFGLDPGVNDSGKFHGDRVHMSKRGSSLARRILHMVAINNLKVDKATKTPVNPVIYDYYTRKCASKKKSVAVGAVMHKICNIIFAMLRDNKPFELITPEEHRERYAAEHPESVNTAA; via the coding sequence ATGCACTATCAAAAAGTACTCAAGATGCCTGAAAGCATCCCCTATCTCTCTGTCGGGTTTGATGTCGGCGCAGACTTCACCTGGATGTCTATCATGCTCCCCAATGGCATCCTCATCAGTAAGCCTTTTAAGATCATTCATTCTGATCCGCAGTCCCGTGAGCTTGCCATCTCAAAAATAAAGGAAGCCCAGGAGATGTATTCTCTTGAAAGCCGCTGCTTCCTTGAATCCACCGGGATCTACCACATCCCACTCCTGTGCTTCCTTCGTGATAAGGGTTTTGACTGCGCCGTCATTAATCCTATCATTACTAAGAATAGCACAAATATGAACGTCAGGAAACTGCATAATGATAAATTTGATTCAAAAAAAGCTGCTAAAGTCGGCCTGGATGCCTCCCTTAAGGCTTCCATTGTCCCGGATGACGCAATCATTGACCTGCGCAATCTCGTGCGTGACTACTATTATTTCAAGGACCTGCAATCCGCCATCGTATTGAAGCTTCATGCGGAACTCAAAGTGTCCTTCCCCGCATACCTGAATGTGTTCAGCAAGGTCACAACGCAGACTTCCTTAAAGCTTCTGGAAGCTTACCCCCTTGCAGCGGACATGCTTGCCGCCCCAAAAGACGAGCTTGTGGAAACCATCCGCAGCACGGCGCGCTTTGGGGAAACGTATGCCCTCGCCAGGTATGATGCCATATGCACCGCTGCAAAGGATGCCGCTGTTTTCGGACGTGCCCTTCCAAGCAACGCTCTGCGGATCAGGCTGTACATAAAAATGTACAGGGAATACCAGGCTCATCTGGACAGCATACTGGAAGAACTGCATCAGGCTGTCGGCAAACTGGAAGGAACGCCAGACTATGACCGCATCTCCTTTATCCAGACCCTGCACGGTGTCGGCTTTTTAAGTGCCGTCGTCCTGATCGCGGAAATGGGATCCTTTGACCTGTTCTCCTCGCCTAAGAAGCTCTATGCTTACTTTGGGCTGGATCCCGGTGTAAACGATTCCGGCAAGTTCCATGGAGACAGGGTCCACATGTCCAAGCGGGGTTCCAGCCTTGCCAGGCGTATCCTGCATATGGTCGCCATCAACAACCTGAAAGTGGATAAAGCAACAAAAACGCCCGTGAACCCGGTCATTTACGATTATTACACCCGTAAATGTGCCAGCAAAAAAAAGAGCGTTGCTGTCGGGGCCGTCATGCACAAAATCTGCAACATCATTTTCGCTATGCTCCGGGATAATAAGCCTTTTGAGCTCATTACGCCGGAAGAACACCGTGAACGTTATGCAGCAGAGCACCCGGAATCTGTGAACACCGCTGCCTGA
- a CDS encoding helix-turn-helix domain-containing protein: MSTNQRIKQVRQALNLSQAKFAKAISISNGYIAGIELENRKVNDRIIKLICATFNVSENWLKNGEGDMFEQSSNRLAEIALNTFKELKPEYQEYVLNQMDQLLKLQDKENGS, from the coding sequence ATGTCCACTAATCAACGCATAAAACAGGTGCGTCAAGCTTTAAATCTATCGCAAGCCAAATTTGCGAAGGCTATCTCCATTTCTAATGGATACATAGCCGGTATTGAGCTGGAAAACCGCAAGGTTAATGACCGTATCATTAAATTGATATGTGCCACTTTCAATGTAAGCGAAAACTGGTTAAAAAATGGCGAAGGCGATATGTTTGAGCAATCGTCTAATCGGTTGGCTGAAATAGCCTTAAACACATTCAAAGAGCTGAAACCAGAGTACCAAGAATATGTCCTGAACCAGATGGACCAGCTATTAAAGCTGCAGGATAAAGAAAATGGCTCCTAA
- a CDS encoding tyrosine-type recombinase/integrase, with the protein MTGRNDNSKGKKFDSVFFWDTARRFLDHELPRIRKKSRHTISSYRTSLNICIGFLEEVKGIRRERVCFHDLDRENLKDYLVWMADVKAWSPKTCNLRLTAVKALLSYASEECMDITPVFVSSRTVHGLDIPGSEIRYFEDCQMKALLNAPGKEKRSERRNKMMLILGYDAAMRVGELTGLKVCDLHLDAEIPYIRILGKGGKYRSVPIMKRTVRHLRGYLREFHGNIPDPVSPLFYAVTHGMRHGLSDDCIQKVLKKYAEKCRKEGVPMPEDIHFHMLRKTRAMSLYQEGCPLSYIQQMLGHENISTTSGFYAFVTLDTLAKALERTNPEGGNAEKNWKDKKISEALYRL; encoded by the coding sequence ATGACAGGGAGGAATGATAACAGCAAGGGAAAAAAATTTGACAGCGTTTTTTTCTGGGATACAGCCAGACGTTTTCTGGACCACGAACTTCCCAGGATCAGGAAAAAAAGCCGGCATACCATTTCCTCCTACCGCACCTCGCTTAACATCTGCATTGGTTTTCTGGAGGAAGTGAAAGGGATCCGCCGTGAACGTGTCTGTTTTCATGACCTGGACAGGGAAAACCTGAAAGATTATCTTGTGTGGATGGCGGATGTAAAAGCATGGAGCCCGAAGACCTGTAACCTGCGTCTGACCGCAGTAAAGGCCCTGTTGTCCTATGCATCGGAAGAATGTATGGACATCACCCCTGTCTTTGTTTCGAGCCGGACGGTACATGGCCTGGATATCCCCGGCAGTGAAATCAGGTATTTTGAAGACTGCCAGATGAAAGCGCTTCTTAATGCCCCCGGTAAGGAGAAACGGTCCGAGCGCCGCAACAAGATGATGCTTATCCTTGGGTATGATGCTGCCATGCGGGTTGGGGAACTGACGGGGCTGAAAGTCTGTGACCTGCATCTTGATGCAGAGATACCTTATATCCGGATACTTGGGAAAGGCGGGAAGTATCGGAGTGTCCCGATAATGAAAAGGACGGTAAGACACCTGAGAGGATATCTCAGAGAGTTTCATGGGAATATCCCTGATCCGGTATCCCCTCTTTTTTATGCAGTTACCCATGGCATGAGGCATGGGTTATCCGATGACTGCATCCAGAAAGTCCTGAAAAAGTATGCGGAGAAATGCCGAAAAGAAGGAGTTCCAATGCCGGAAGATATCCATTTCCACATGCTGAGAAAGACTAGGGCAATGAGTTTATACCAGGAGGGGTGTCCTTTATCCTATATCCAACAGATGCTTGGGCATGAAAATATCTCGACCACCTCTGGGTTTTACGCTTTTGTAACTCTGGATACGTTAGCGAAAGCTCTGGAGCGGACAAATCCAGAAGGAGGAAATGCGGAAAAGAACTGGAAGGATAAAAAAATATCGGAAGCCTTATATCGTCTGTAA
- a CDS encoding tyrosine-type recombinase/integrase, with the protein MKENQKELEQLIRKVMDQMDERKYGKKILTHYHSSYQLLISVSHDIGDGELSEKLIKTFLDMPVICSETWVKKELTHRKRCIRLLLSLAQTGTIDWRRQDTGGISGKLMNQAFRQELEHFVRYLEQEGFSPNTMSGYKRIVTYFLLFCEKKGYGELFDIRTNDVSTFILSLYKDGRYRPSTIGSCLAGLRRFLSSNNHTAQFLLEIPVHLPQEVKIMEIYNEKELAALRSTLSSGMLTKRDTAICRLLLETGLRGIDVCSLKLKNIDWERDCISIIQNKTKKALILPLRASYGNDIADYILNERPLSGSDHVFLKTFAPFGHLGTASIYEILKKLEELAGIKKEDRPVGSRMTRHHAASSMLRAGIPMSDISAALGHRDPNVVSVYLSTDAINLAACTLPLPPVVEGGVSDAQ; encoded by the coding sequence ATGAAGGAAAACCAAAAGGAACTTGAACAATTGATTCGGAAAGTAATGGATCAGATGGATGAAAGAAAGTATGGAAAAAAGATACTTACACATTACCATTCCAGTTACCAGCTTCTTATATCCGTATCACATGATATAGGAGACGGCGAACTTTCAGAAAAACTTATTAAAACTTTTCTGGACATGCCTGTCATTTGCAGTGAAACATGGGTTAAAAAAGAACTGACCCATCGGAAACGCTGCATCAGACTGCTCCTGTCCCTTGCACAGACAGGAACCATCGACTGGAGACGCCAGGACACTGGCGGCATATCCGGGAAACTTATGAATCAGGCATTCCGGCAGGAACTGGAACACTTTGTCAGATATCTGGAACAAGAGGGGTTCAGCCCTAATACGATGTCCGGGTATAAAAGGATCGTTACTTATTTTTTGCTGTTTTGTGAGAAAAAAGGGTATGGGGAGTTATTCGATATCCGAACAAATGATGTGAGTACATTTATCCTGTCTCTTTACAAAGACGGACGGTACCGGCCATCTACAATCGGAAGCTGTCTGGCAGGGCTGCGCAGATTCCTTTCCTCCAATAACCACACGGCACAGTTTCTCCTGGAAATACCCGTCCATCTGCCACAAGAAGTAAAGATCATGGAAATCTATAATGAAAAGGAACTTGCGGCTCTCAGATCCACACTTTCGTCAGGAATGCTGACTAAGAGGGATACCGCTATCTGCAGGCTTCTTCTGGAAACGGGGCTCCGGGGAATTGATGTCTGTTCTTTGAAGCTGAAAAACATCGACTGGGAAAGGGACTGCATCTCCATCATTCAGAATAAGACAAAGAAGGCGCTTATCCTTCCTTTAAGGGCTTCTTACGGAAATGATATCGCAGATTATATCCTGAATGAACGCCCCTTGAGCGGGTCAGACCATGTCTTTTTAAAGACTTTTGCGCCGTTTGGACATCTGGGTACGGCAAGCATTTATGAAATCCTGAAAAAACTGGAGGAACTTGCCGGGATTAAAAAAGAAGACCGACCAGTGGGGAGCCGGATGACAAGGCACCATGCCGCGTCTTCCATGCTCCGGGCAGGTATCCCCATGTCGGATATCTCGGCAGCTCTCGGTCACAGGGACCCAAACGTTGTATCCGTATATCTTTCAACGGATGCCATAAATCTGGCAGCGTGTACGCTTCCGCTCCCTCCCGTTGTGGAAGGAGGTGTTTCAGATGCACAGTGA
- a CDS encoding recombinase zinc beta ribbon domain-containing protein — translation MVSLFKSSYTSIIQNPVYIGCLVTHKTEQSYYKGKKLKRVPRQEWNIEEDALPRIIKQAIYDRAQKNAQKIWVNSFTREIDKRYGLFAGKLVCGVCGRHMSQSRYHTKQGIGIEYHCPGHDVAPNHCKNKFINEKAVLKAVTVLLDKWVSIAMKEKKAYKKDSFITKLKREYQNQIADIDREIQSLLVRQQQLYEDYVDQILDKREYIEFKRQNMEKVDELRALKGSLIIESNDMVRRYSLKNKWLSALMDKQGNLCVTAEIIDELISEIKIIDKTSMEVIFKSEDIFSMDLIAKAV, via the coding sequence ATTGTAAGCTTATTTAAATCGAGTTATACTAGTATCATTCAGAACCCCGTTTATATTGGCTGTTTGGTTACCCATAAAACAGAACAAAGCTATTATAAAGGAAAAAAATTAAAAAGGGTGCCGCGGCAGGAATGGAATATTGAAGAGGATGCTCTACCCCGTATCATAAAGCAGGCAATTTATGACAGGGCCCAAAAGAACGCACAGAAAATCTGGGTGAATAGCTTTACCAGAGAAATTGATAAGAGATATGGATTATTCGCAGGGAAGCTCGTATGTGGAGTTTGCGGAAGGCATATGTCACAAAGCAGGTATCATACAAAGCAGGGGATCGGTATTGAATATCATTGCCCTGGACATGATGTAGCACCTAATCATTGCAAGAACAAATTTATCAATGAAAAAGCAGTATTAAAAGCTGTTACGGTCCTCTTAGATAAGTGGGTCAGTATAGCAATGAAGGAGAAAAAAGCATATAAAAAGGACTCTTTTATAACCAAATTGAAACGGGAATACCAGAATCAGATTGCTGACATTGACCGGGAAATCCAGAGCCTTTTAGTGAGGCAGCAACAATTATACGAAGATTATGTAGATCAGATTCTGGATAAAAGAGAGTACATAGAATTTAAAAGGCAGAATATGGAGAAGGTTGATGAACTGAGGGCACTAAAAGGGAGTTTGATTATAGAGTCAAATGATATGGTCAGGAGATATTCTTTAAAGAACAAATGGCTTTCTGCATTGATGGACAAGCAGGGAAATCTCTGCGTGACAGCGGAAATTATTGATGAATTGATTTCGGAAATCAAAATTATAGACAAAACCTCCATGGAAGTTATCTTCAAATCTGAAGATATATTCAGCATGGATTTGATTGCAAAGGCGGTGTGA
- a CDS encoding recombinase family protein, translating to MARKSRRNLVEEQVIFSLREYRFGSYARLSVRSNKIKNDDSISHQLQRNREFISRNLSGSILTGEYCDNGVSGTTFNRPGFSELLKDIKSGKINAVIVKDFSRFGRNYLEALELLDVVFPELDVRFISIDDGYDSADPQCSKERMVYVIKHLANEYYARISSKKLTQAHELARGNGEFWGARPPYGFERSKANSKILVIDPEAASVVVRIFNMFVLEGYSYYKIAQILNRENIPSPKSYHLIKHGKAEKVEKNPEKYLWLGNFISSITQF from the coding sequence GTGGCTAGAAAAAGCAGAAGGAATCTGGTTGAAGAACAAGTTATTTTCTCACTTAGAGAATACAGATTTGGATCTTATGCACGCTTATCGGTTAGAAGCAATAAAATTAAAAACGATGATTCCATCAGTCATCAGTTGCAGAGAAACAGGGAATTTATAAGCAGGAATCTGTCAGGAAGTATTCTGACCGGTGAATACTGCGATAATGGTGTTTCGGGCACTACATTTAATCGTCCGGGCTTTTCTGAACTGCTCAAAGATATTAAGTCTGGAAAAATCAATGCAGTAATCGTTAAGGATTTTAGCAGATTTGGAAGAAACTATTTGGAAGCGCTGGAGCTGTTAGATGTAGTATTCCCGGAATTAGATGTTCGTTTCATCAGCATAGACGATGGATATGACAGTGCAGATCCACAATGCAGCAAAGAACGAATGGTTTATGTGATTAAACATCTGGCAAATGAATATTACGCCCGTATCTCTTCCAAAAAACTTACCCAGGCCCATGAACTGGCCAGAGGCAATGGGGAGTTCTGGGGAGCGAGGCCGCCATATGGATTTGAGCGTTCAAAAGCCAATAGTAAAATACTCGTGATTGACCCGGAAGCTGCCTCTGTTGTTGTCCGTATATTTAACATGTTTGTGCTGGAAGGATATTCATACTATAAGATTGCCCAAATATTGAATAGGGAGAATATTCCCTCGCCGAAATCCTATCACTTGATAAAACATGGAAAAGCAGAAAAGGTAGAAAAGAACCCGGAAAAGTATCTGTGGCTGGGCAATTTCATTTCTAGTATAACTCAATTTTAA
- a CDS encoding beta-galactosidase has translation MNTILNIRNLLHGGDYNPEQWLSSPEILEQDITYFEKAHINEVSVGIFSWSMLEPEEGIFQFGWLENIIEKFYQHGISVILATPSGAKPKWMADKYPEVLRVDESRHRNLYGMRHNHCYTSPVYREKTRKINMELAKRFGNHPGVIAWHISNEYGGECHCELCQQEFRRWVKQKYKTIDALNQAWATTFWSHTYNDFSQIESPSWRGEPFLHGLNLDWKRFVTDRTVDFAKHEIKAIRDGGSDKPTTINMMYDFKGLNYHKFADIIDIVSWDSYPLWHKKEEFLTAMDNGMQHDIMRSIQKRPFLLMESCPSATNWQPISKLKKPGILQASSMQAIAHGSDSVLYFQLRQSRGSSEKFHGAVIDHYGKDDTRVYREVTAVGSSLEQLSEITGSVTKAKVAVIFDWENRWALEDAQGPRNSGLYYKETVEKSYYAFRKLGFDVDVIDMEQELEPYAVVAAPMLYMFRNEYAEKIHNFVALGGHLILTYWSGIVDENDLCFLGGTPHALMDVMGLRSTEIDALYDGEQNVGIPVSGNKLQMEKAWCCDKLCDLVQVSTAEVLMTYGQDFYENWPAFTRNIYGKGTAYYICADFEQGFYDEVYSKITQNAGLKRVLPSIPNGVEVTSRYGEGCRYIFIQNFNQFSVEIELPIERMKLLAGSYDGTISSFETIVLKEYLTEST, from the coding sequence ATGAATACTATTTTAAATATCAGAAATTTGTTGCATGGAGGAGATTATAATCCCGAACAATGGCTGTCGAGTCCGGAAATATTAGAACAGGATATTACGTATTTTGAGAAGGCACATATCAATGAAGTAAGCGTAGGTATATTTTCCTGGTCAATGCTGGAACCAGAGGAAGGGATATTTCAGTTTGGATGGTTAGAGAATATTATTGAAAAGTTTTATCAGCATGGAATCTCCGTGATTTTGGCTACACCCTCCGGGGCAAAACCTAAATGGATGGCAGATAAATACCCAGAAGTGTTAAGAGTTGATGAGAGTAGACATAGAAATTTGTATGGCATGAGACATAATCATTGCTACACCTCTCCTGTTTATAGAGAAAAGACACGAAAGATTAATATGGAACTGGCTAAACGATTTGGAAACCATCCGGGAGTGATTGCCTGGCATATATCCAACGAATATGGAGGAGAGTGCCACTGTGAGCTTTGTCAGCAGGAGTTTCGCCGTTGGGTAAAACAGAAATACAAAACCATTGATGCATTAAATCAGGCATGGGCCACTACTTTCTGGAGCCATACATACAATGATTTTTCACAGATAGAGAGCCCTTCCTGGCGCGGAGAGCCATTCCTGCATGGTTTGAATTTGGACTGGAAACGATTTGTGACAGACCGAACGGTTGATTTTGCAAAACATGAGATTAAGGCAATACGGGATGGAGGTTCGGACAAGCCAACAACCATAAATATGATGTACGATTTTAAAGGACTGAACTATCACAAATTTGCAGATATCATAGATATTGTGTCATGGGACAGTTATCCTCTATGGCATAAAAAAGAGGAATTTCTAACAGCCATGGATAATGGAATGCAGCATGATATTATGAGAAGTATCCAAAAAAGGCCTTTTTTATTAATGGAAAGCTGCCCTTCGGCGACAAACTGGCAGCCAATAAGTAAATTAAAAAAGCCTGGTATACTGCAAGCATCTTCCATGCAGGCAATTGCGCATGGTTCTGACAGTGTCTTATATTTTCAGCTCCGCCAGAGCCGAGGGTCATCGGAAAAGTTTCATGGTGCAGTTATCGACCACTATGGCAAAGATGATACAAGAGTGTACCGCGAAGTGACAGCGGTGGGAAGTAGTTTGGAACAACTGTCAGAAATTACCGGGTCTGTAACAAAGGCAAAAGTAGCTGTTATATTCGACTGGGAGAACCGATGGGCGCTGGAAGATGCACAGGGACCGAGAAATTCCGGATTATACTACAAAGAGACTGTAGAAAAGTCATATTATGCATTTAGAAAGTTAGGATTCGATGTGGATGTGATAGATATGGAGCAGGAATTGGAACCATATGCTGTTGTAGCGGCTCCTATGTTGTATATGTTTCGGAATGAATATGCGGAAAAGATTCATAACTTCGTGGCTTTGGGAGGGCATTTGATTCTTACATACTGGTCAGGAATTGTAGACGAAAATGATTTGTGTTTTCTTGGGGGAACACCGCATGCTCTGATGGATGTGATGGGGCTCAGGAGTACTGAAATTGACGCATTATATGATGGAGAACAGAATGTGGGGATACCGGTTTCCGGTAATAAACTGCAGATGGAGAAGGCCTGGTGCTGCGATAAATTATGTGATTTGGTACAAGTGTCCACAGCAGAAGTATTAATGACCTATGGGCAGGATTTCTATGAGAATTGGCCGGCATTTACGAGGAATATCTATGGAAAAGGGACAGCTTATTATATCTGTGCAGATTTTGAACAGGGTTTTTACGATGAAGTATATAGTAAAATCACTCAAAACGCTGGATTGAAACGTGTTCTTCCCAGTATTCCCAATGGAGTGGAGGTAACATCTAGATATGGAGAAGGATGCAGGTACATCTTTATTCAAAATTTTAATCAGTTTTCTGTTGAGATTGAGCTGCCCATCGAAAGAATGAAACTTCTGGCGGGTAGTTACGATGGAACAATTAGTAGTTTCGAAACGATTGTTTTAAAAGAATATTTAACAGAGAGCACCTAG
- a CDS encoding recombinase family protein — protein MKKKFLFFYERLSREDGDDESCSITNQRRLLNRFKEEHSEFHDYQVEEFIDDGYTGSNFNRPNFQNMMSRVRSLYGNMIVIATKDFSRLGRDTIDTVNYLEKIFPFLEVRYIAINDDYDSKDYQYGIDFEAKFKNLINGLVPIQASTIQKRIKMEEALQGKHNGPVPLYGYRYTVDREYEVDWEAASVLQIIMDLLDQKKSYKFIIKFLAEKGIDPPSVYLAKKYNAKLCKTSSAWNKTTLKKIARNKAYLGYSVRHKEEACVLGTKGTRAVNKADQILVPNRQPKIIREEQFNRVNEWLDERAAKSGCKSGPRRRVSALYKNVYCVHCGSALSRRRYHEDNDFYYCLAKRENPLSDCTFPPIETAVLEKAVFSVIQFNLRLFTDSKKKISKALNHNMADSHAIMERFQERAEEIEQKKMNLYEDYRAGHVSREEYLIKKQKLSEQLVPLEVGIQKVEEGIRKYDEANIIFYSDFARLVDEFRNEEALSPELANAFIEKVLVDKNHNIEVVFKFQDEINMLCMRKAG, from the coding sequence ATGAAGAAAAAATTTCTGTTTTTTTATGAACGTCTTTCTAGGGAAGATGGAGACGATGAAAGCTGCAGCATTACAAACCAAAGAAGATTGCTTAACCGATTCAAGGAGGAACACAGTGAATTTCATGATTATCAAGTAGAAGAATTTATTGATGATGGCTACACTGGCAGTAATTTTAACCGGCCTAATTTTCAGAATATGATGAGCAGAGTCCGTTCTTTATATGGAAATATGATAGTAATAGCAACGAAGGATTTCTCCAGACTTGGCAGGGACACCATAGATACCGTCAATTATTTAGAAAAGATATTTCCTTTTTTGGAAGTACGCTATATTGCGATTAATGATGATTATGACAGTAAAGATTATCAATACGGTATAGATTTTGAAGCCAAATTCAAGAATTTGATTAATGGGTTAGTTCCAATTCAGGCGTCTACCATCCAGAAGAGAATTAAGATGGAGGAGGCTCTTCAAGGAAAGCATAACGGCCCAGTACCTCTTTATGGATATCGGTATACAGTTGACCGTGAATATGAGGTGGATTGGGAGGCAGCATCTGTACTGCAAATAATTATGGATCTATTAGACCAGAAAAAAAGTTATAAGTTTATAATTAAGTTCCTGGCTGAAAAAGGAATTGATCCGCCGAGCGTTTATTTGGCTAAAAAATACAATGCCAAATTATGTAAGACCAGCTCTGCCTGGAATAAAACAACACTGAAAAAGATTGCAAGGAACAAAGCTTATTTGGGATATTCAGTACGTCACAAAGAAGAGGCTTGTGTATTGGGGACAAAAGGAACACGGGCAGTGAATAAGGCGGACCAAATTCTTGTTCCAAACAGACAGCCGAAAATTATCAGAGAAGAGCAGTTTAACAGGGTGAATGAGTGGCTGGATGAGAGGGCTGCTAAAAGTGGTTGCAAAAGTGGACCGAGGCGCAGAGTATCAGCATTATATAAAAATGTGTATTGTGTACATTGCGGTTCAGCATTAAGCAGGCGCAGATATCATGAAGATAATGACTTTTACTATTGTTTGGCTAAGCGTGAAAATCCATTGTCGGATTGTACTTTTCCGCCTATTGAAACAGCGGTATTAGAAAAAGCAGTGTTTTCGGTTATACAATTCAATTTAAGATTATTTACCGACAGCAAAAAGAAAATCTCAAAGGCTTTGAATCATAATATGGCAGATTCCCATGCAATCATGGAAAGATTTCAGGAGAGGGCAGAAGAAATAGAGCAGAAGAAAATGAACTTGTATGAAGATTACAGAGCAGGGCATGTAAGCAGAGAAGAATATCTGATAAAAAAACAGAAATTGTCAGAACAGCTTGTTCCATTGGAGGTAGGAATTCAAAAGGTGGAAGAAGGAATCCGAAAATATGATGAGGCAAATATCATATTCTATTCAGATTTTGCCCGATTGGTCGATGAGTTCAGAAATGAGGAGGCGTTGTCTCCGGAGTTGGCTAATGCCTTTATTGAAAAAGTGTTGGTAGACAAGAATCATAATATTGAAGTTGTTTTTAAATTTCAGGACGAAATTAATATGCTGTGTATGAGAAAAGCAGGTTAA
- a CDS encoding tyrosine-type recombinase/integrase: protein MEAPRLKGRNLVLPAIFRLIYCCGLRCKEARMLARENAHLDEGFLDILQSKGPKGRRIHISGELVEYMVTYDRRISRLFPERVTFFPNREDHPYSASWLEENFLRFWYAAFPEKKGSGISIRPYDFRHHFVYANMNRWLREGKDVNAMLPYLMRYMGHSDVKNTLYYLHLVPDIYGGILDRSRYSEKLIPEVDDDREE from the coding sequence GTGGAGGCTCCCCGTTTGAAAGGAAGAAATCTGGTTCTCCCGGCAATCTTCCGGCTCATCTACTGCTGTGGGCTCCGCTGCAAAGAAGCACGTATGCTTGCCAGGGAAAATGCACATCTGGACGAAGGCTTTCTTGATATCCTCCAGTCCAAGGGACCAAAAGGCCGGAGGATTCATATCTCAGGAGAGCTTGTAGAATATATGGTCACCTATGACCGCCGGATCAGCCGTCTGTTTCCGGAACGTGTAACTTTCTTTCCGAACAGGGAGGACCATCCATACAGTGCCAGCTGGCTGGAAGAAAACTTTCTGCGCTTCTGGTATGCCGCCTTCCCGGAGAAAAAGGGATCCGGCATCAGCATCCGCCCATATGATTTCCGCCATCACTTTGTATATGCCAACATGAACCGCTGGCTGAGGGAAGGGAAAGACGTGAACGCCATGCTTCCTTACCTTATGCGGTATATGGGGCATTCCGATGTTAAAAATACCCTGTACTACCTCCATCTTGTGCCGGATATCTATGGAGGGATATTGGACAGATCCAGGTACTCGGAAAAACTGATACCGGAGGTGGACGATGACAGGGAGGAATGA